CGAGCACACCTCGGCGCCCTGGCAGATGGCCGACGAGATGCTGCGGGTCACCCGGCCCGGCGGCACGGTGATCGTCAGTTACACGCTCTGGTGGGGTCCGTTCGGCGGTCACGAGATGGGCCTCACCCATTACGCGGGAGGGCATCGCGCCGCCCGCTGGTACACCCGACGTCACGGGCATCCGCCGAAGAATCTCTTCGGCACCTCGTTGTTCCCGGTCACGGCCACCGACGGTCTGCGCTGGGCCGACCGCGTGGCCGACCGGGCGCATCGCGTCGCGGCGTTCCCCCGCTACCTGCCGCACTGGCTGTGGTGGGTGATGCGGGTGCCCGGTCTCCGTGAGGTGCTCGGCACCAATCTCGTTCTGGTGCTGCGCAAGCTCTGATCGCGGCACAATGACGTGACGGCGCGGGACGTGACGGGGACCACATCCGTGGATCCGCCCCAACGCCGGGGAAAGGACGGGCCGCATGTCAGGTGCGCTCGACGCAATCAAGGACCGACTCGACGACATCGCCCGCAACATCAAGAGTGCGGCGGTCCTCCAACGGACCGGTGTCCTCGACTTCACCGACCCGAAGGCGATGCTTCGCGGGATCAAGTGGGCCAACACCATGGGGGCGCAGGCGTCACTGATCCTGCGCAACGCGCAGGAGTATCCGGATGCGCCGGCTCTCGCCGACGAGCGCGGGGAGATGACCTACCGCGAGTTGAGCGATGGCGCCAACGCCCTCGCGAACGCCATGCTCACCAGCGGCATCGAACCCGGATCGGTCGTCGGTGTGCTCGCCCGCGATCACCGCGGCCTGTTGTTGTCGATCACCGCCGCCGGACGTGCCGGCTACAAGTTGGCACTGATGAACACGGGTTTCGCCAAACCCCAGTTCG
This sequence is a window from Gordonia insulae. Protein-coding genes within it:
- a CDS encoding class I SAM-dependent methyltransferase → MPRPTTGFARRATLSRAARLLNDFRFEQTDPARFYGAIATDTAQLVADWHPGRLDGAVVLDVGGGPGYFAEAFDARGAHYIAIEPDPAEMHSGGLDHRATVRGDGRQLPFADDSMDVTISSNVVEHTSAPWQMADEMLRVTRPGGTVIVSYTLWWGPFGGHEMGLTHYAGGHRAARWYTRRHGHPPKNLFGTSLFPVTATDGLRWADRVADRAHRVAAFPRYLPHWLWWVMRVPGLREVLGTNLVLVLRKL